In Flavobacterium sp. CBA20B-1, one DNA window encodes the following:
- a CDS encoding TM2 domain-containing protein yields MIKENEEKWHTAPSTSNTSTNYQQRQYAPKYHSPNQYHQEAYNKKILAGVLAIILGHIGIHKFVLGYTTEGILLLVLGLTGYITTCMFIGYYMLLIAFIIGLVEGIIYLTHTDNDFYETYILNKKPWF; encoded by the coding sequence TTGATAAAGGAAAACGAAGAAAAATGGCATACCGCCCCAAGTACTTCTAACACATCGACCAATTACCAACAACGGCAATATGCACCTAAGTACCATTCACCCAATCAATACCATCAAGAAGCTTATAATAAAAAAATTCTTGCTGGTGTTTTAGCCATAATTTTAGGACATATTGGCATTCATAAATTTGTGTTGGGATATACCACAGAAGGCATTCTTTTGCTTGTTTTGGGCTTAACAGGTTATATAACTACTTGTATGTTTATTGGCTACTACATGCTGCTGATAGCCTTTATAATTGGTCTTGTTGAAGGCATTATCTACCTTACTCATACCGATAACGATTTCTATGAAACCTATATCCTGAATAAAAAACCTTGGTTTTAA
- a CDS encoding zinc metallopeptidase, with translation MGLLLMGIIMLASWYVGWKLKNKFEKYSRIHLRNGMSGAEIATKMLHDHGIYDVKVISTPGRLTDHYNPMDKTVNLSEAVYNQRNAAAAAVAAHEVGHAVQHATAYSWLTMRSKLVPVVNVASYAVQWVLLGGIFLLQLYNSPTVLIIGIVLFSLTTLFSIITLPVEYDASNRALKWLETKNMVSREEYSGAKDSLKWAARTYLVAALASIGTLLYYIMILTGARSSDD, from the coding sequence ATGGGATTATTATTAATGGGTATCATCATGCTTGCCAGTTGGTATGTAGGGTGGAAGCTAAAAAATAAATTTGAAAAGTATTCGCGCATTCATTTGCGCAATGGAATGAGTGGTGCAGAGATTGCCACAAAAATGTTGCACGATCACGGTATTTACGATGTAAAAGTAATTTCTACACCTGGTAGGTTAACCGATCACTACAATCCGATGGACAAAACCGTTAATTTGAGTGAAGCAGTATATAACCAGCGCAATGCAGCCGCAGCCGCAGTGGCAGCACACGAGGTGGGGCATGCAGTGCAACATGCAACCGCTTACAGTTGGTTAACCATGCGTTCTAAATTAGTACCTGTGGTAAACGTGGCTTCTTATGCGGTGCAATGGGTTTTGTTAGGTGGAATTTTCTTATTGCAATTATACAACAGTCCAACGGTATTGATAATAGGTATTGTTTTGTTTTCATTAACCACACTTTTCTCTATTATCACCTTGCCCGTAGAATACGATGCAAGTAACCGAGCGCTGAAGTGGTTAGAAACTAAAAACATGGTAAGTAGAGAAGAATATAGCGGTGCAAAAGATTCCTTAAAATGGGCTGCCCGAACATACCTCGTAGCCGCATTGGCATCAATAGGAACATTGCTTTACTACATAATGATTTTAACAGGTGCACGCAGCAGCGATGATTAA
- the infB gene encoding translation initiation factor IF-2 — protein sequence MSEKRVIRINKVLRELNISLDRAVEFLKTKGFEIEASPNAKISDDEYQALNKQFSADKGKKEASKEVSEEKKKEKEELRIEREQEEKRKKEEEDKRKKAEEEKRRKEEEEKREQEVIKAKAAKVTAIKTVGKIDLEGTSKKTTTADSKTPSEDKKDPVSAPKTKAEDVVKPSEKEEKQPKASEKPVKQQPKAKNEEAKPATEQTAEKAPEKPAAAATNNAENTSTDETQESEVIKTQYQKLSGTTFTGQKIDLSQFNKPKKKKEDAKKDGKAGGANSNASKNKRKRIEKPGTAAGASTQASGNKPGQPGGQNRQGQGGNRGGQGGNSKFNNNRNSGGGNRNFGNKNQPVAKVEPTDEEVKNQIKETLERLQGKQNKSKAAKYRKDKRELHRKKEEEARADDDLKVLKVTEFVTVGEVATMMNVPITQVIGTCMSLGIMVTMNQRLDAETLTIVADEFGYEVQFTTADIEESIVEEVDAPEDLQPRAPIVTVMGHVDHGKTSLLDYIRKANVIAGESGGITQHIGAYGVTLESGQKITFLDTPGHEAFTAMRARGAQVTDIAIIVVAADDDIMPQTKEAISHAQAAGVPIIFAINKVDKPTANPEKIKEKLAAMNLLVEEWGGTYQSQDISAKFGQGVPELLEKVLLEAEMLELKANPNKMAVGTVVEAFLDKGRGYVSTILVQSGTLKIGDYLLAGKNHGKIKAMHDERGNAVKEAGPSRPISILGLDGAPTAGDKFSVFEDEREAKAIAAKRTQLIREQSVRAQRHITLAEIGRRIALGEFKELNIILKGDVDGSVEALSDSFSKLSTDEIQINIIHKGVGAITESDVLLASASDAIIIGFNVRPMGNAKTIADKEEIDIKTYSIIYDAIDDIKDAMEGMLSPELKEEITGTAEIRQTFKISKVGTIAGCMVTDGKIYRNSKIRLIREGVVIYTGVLDALKRFKDDVKEVSKGYDCGIQIKNYNDIKEYDIIEGFQEVEVKKTLK from the coding sequence ATGTCTGAAAAAAGAGTAATAAGAATAAACAAAGTTTTAAGAGAATTAAATATTTCTCTCGATAGAGCCGTGGAGTTTTTGAAAACGAAAGGTTTTGAAATTGAAGCCTCTCCAAACGCAAAGATTTCCGATGACGAATATCAAGCTTTAAACAAGCAGTTCTCGGCCGATAAAGGGAAAAAAGAAGCTTCGAAAGAAGTAAGCGAAGAAAAGAAAAAAGAAAAAGAAGAACTACGTATAGAGCGCGAGCAGGAAGAAAAACGCAAAAAAGAAGAAGAAGACAAGCGTAAAAAAGCAGAAGAGGAAAAACGTAGAAAAGAAGAAGAAGAAAAACGCGAACAAGAAGTTATTAAAGCAAAAGCTGCTAAAGTAACTGCTATTAAAACCGTAGGGAAAATTGATTTAGAAGGAACATCTAAAAAAACAACTACGGCCGATTCAAAAACACCTTCTGAAGACAAGAAAGATCCTGTTAGTGCACCAAAAACAAAAGCTGAAGACGTTGTGAAACCTTCTGAAAAAGAAGAAAAGCAACCAAAAGCAAGTGAAAAACCAGTAAAGCAACAGCCAAAAGCAAAAAACGAAGAAGCAAAACCGGCAACAGAACAAACTGCTGAAAAAGCTCCAGAAAAACCAGCAGCGGCTGCTACCAATAACGCTGAAAATACTTCGACCGATGAAACACAAGAGTCTGAAGTAATCAAAACACAATACCAAAAACTTTCTGGAACTACCTTCACAGGGCAAAAGATTGATTTATCGCAATTCAATAAGCCTAAAAAGAAAAAAGAAGACGCGAAGAAAGACGGTAAAGCGGGCGGTGCAAATAGCAATGCCAGCAAAAACAAACGCAAGCGAATCGAAAAACCGGGAACAGCTGCTGGTGCTTCCACACAAGCTAGTGGAAACAAACCAGGGCAACCAGGCGGACAGAATCGTCAAGGTCAAGGCGGAAACCGAGGCGGACAAGGCGGAAATTCTAAATTTAACAACAACCGCAACTCCGGTGGTGGCAACAGAAACTTTGGCAACAAAAACCAACCGGTTGCAAAAGTAGAGCCTACAGATGAGGAAGTAAAAAACCAAATCAAAGAAACCTTAGAGCGTTTACAAGGAAAACAAAACAAATCCAAAGCTGCGAAATATCGTAAAGACAAGCGTGAATTGCACCGTAAAAAAGAGGAAGAAGCACGCGCAGACGACGATTTAAAAGTATTAAAAGTTACCGAATTCGTAACAGTTGGCGAGGTAGCAACAATGATGAATGTGCCAATTACCCAAGTAATCGGAACATGTATGTCGTTGGGTATCATGGTAACAATGAACCAACGTTTAGATGCAGAAACCTTAACAATTGTTGCCGATGAATTTGGATATGAAGTGCAATTTACAACAGCCGATATCGAAGAATCGATTGTGGAAGAAGTAGATGCACCAGAAGATTTACAACCACGCGCACCAATTGTAACGGTGATGGGTCACGTAGATCACGGTAAAACATCCTTATTAGATTACATACGTAAAGCAAATGTAATTGCGGGCGAATCTGGTGGTATCACGCAGCACATTGGTGCATACGGAGTAACCCTAGAAAGTGGTCAGAAAATCACCTTCTTAGATACACCAGGTCACGAGGCGTTTACTGCGATGCGTGCACGTGGAGCTCAAGTTACCGATATTGCAATTATTGTAGTAGCTGCCGATGACGATATCATGCCACAAACAAAAGAGGCCATATCGCATGCACAAGCCGCAGGTGTTCCTATTATTTTTGCAATTAATAAGGTGGATAAACCAACAGCAAATCCAGAAAAAATTAAAGAAAAATTAGCAGCAATGAACCTTCTTGTTGAAGAATGGGGAGGAACTTATCAATCACAAGACATTTCTGCAAAATTTGGTCAAGGTGTACCGGAATTGTTAGAAAAAGTATTGTTAGAGGCAGAGATGCTAGAATTAAAAGCAAACCCTAACAAAATGGCAGTTGGTACCGTTGTTGAAGCATTCTTGGATAAAGGACGCGGTTATGTTTCGACCATTTTGGTACAAAGCGGAACATTGAAAATTGGCGATTACTTATTAGCAGGTAAAAACCACGGTAAAATCAAAGCCATGCACGATGAGCGTGGAAACGCTGTAAAAGAAGCAGGTCCATCTCGTCCGATATCCATTTTAGGATTAGATGGCGCTCCAACAGCAGGTGATAAGTTCAGTGTGTTTGAAGATGAGCGTGAAGCAAAAGCCATTGCAGCAAAACGTACCCAATTAATCCGCGAGCAATCAGTTCGTGCACAACGCCACATTACATTGGCAGAAATTGGTCGCCGTATTGCTTTAGGAGAATTTAAAGAATTGAACATCATCTTAAAAGGAGATGTGGATGGATCTGTGGAAGCATTGTCTGACTCATTCTCTAAATTATCAACCGATGAAATTCAAATCAACATTATTCACAAAGGCGTAGGAGCAATTACCGAGTCGGATGTATTGTTGGCTTCGGCTTCTGATGCGATTATTATTGGATTCAACGTTCGCCCAATGGGTAATGCCAAAACAATTGCAGACAAAGAAGAAATCGATATTAAAACATACTCGATTATTTACGATGCCATCGATGATATTAAAGATGCAATGGAAGGTATGTTGTCGCCAGAATTGAAAGAAGAAATTACTGGTACAGCAGAAATCCGTCAAACATTCAAAATATCAAAAGTGGGAACAATCGCTGGATGTATGGTTACCGATGGAAAAATCTACCGCAATTCTAAAATCCGCTTAATTCGTGAAGGCGTTGTAATTTATACAGGTGTTCTTGATGCATTGAAACGATTTAAAGATGATGTGAAAGAAGTTTCGAAAGGATATGATTGTGGTATCCAGATTAAAAACTACAACGATATTAAAGAATACGATATTATTGAAGGATTCCAAGAAGTGGAAGTTAAGAAAACGTTGAAATAA
- the nusA gene encoding transcription termination factor NusA: protein MDNIALIDSFSEFKDFKHIDRVTLMAILEDVFRNALKKRFGSDDNFDIIINPDKGDMEIWRNRIVVADGEVEDENSEISLKEAQKIEPDFEVGEEVSEEVKLFQLGRRAILALRQNLITKIQEHDSTNLYKQFKDMVNEVYVAEVSHVRPKAVILIDENNKEIILPKEKQIPSDYFKKGETVKGIIESVELKGNKPQIIMSRTSELFLEKLFEQEIPEIADGIITIHKVVRIPGEKAKVAVDSYNENIDAVGACVGVKGSRIHGIVRELGNENIDVISYTNNAELYIQRALSPARINNISINEQTKRANVLLDISEVSKAIGKGGQNIKLASLLTGYEIDVIREGTQVLEEDDVELREFSDEIDAWVIDEFIKIGLDTAKSVLKHSVVELVRRTDLEEETVEEVLNILNAEFED, encoded by the coding sequence ATGGATAATATTGCATTAATTGATTCGTTCTCTGAATTTAAAGATTTTAAACATATAGACAGAGTTACCCTTATGGCAATTTTAGAAGATGTTTTTAGAAATGCATTGAAAAAAAGATTTGGGTCAGACGATAATTTCGACATCATCATCAACCCCGACAAAGGAGATATGGAGATTTGGAGAAACCGAATTGTTGTTGCCGATGGTGAAGTTGAAGACGAAAATTCAGAAATATCTTTAAAAGAAGCGCAGAAAATTGAACCCGATTTTGAAGTGGGTGAAGAAGTTTCAGAAGAAGTAAAATTGTTTCAATTGGGTCGCCGTGCTATTTTAGCATTACGCCAAAACCTTATTACCAAAATTCAAGAACACGACAGCACCAACCTTTACAAGCAATTTAAAGACATGGTGAACGAAGTGTATGTGGCCGAAGTAAGCCATGTACGCCCAAAAGCAGTGATATTGATCGATGAAAACAACAAAGAAATTATTTTGCCAAAAGAGAAGCAAATCCCATCGGATTATTTCAAAAAAGGCGAAACAGTAAAAGGAATCATCGAAAGCGTAGAGTTGAAAGGCAACAAGCCGCAAATCATCATGAGCAGAACTTCGGAATTGTTTCTTGAAAAATTATTTGAGCAAGAAATTCCCGAAATTGCAGACGGTATCATCACCATTCACAAAGTAGTGCGCATACCAGGCGAAAAAGCAAAAGTGGCAGTTGATAGCTATAATGAAAACATTGATGCAGTGGGTGCATGTGTGGGCGTTAAAGGTTCACGTATCCACGGAATTGTACGCGAATTAGGAAATGAAAATATTGATGTAATCAGTTATACCAACAACGCAGAATTGTATATTCAACGTGCATTAAGCCCAGCAAGAATAAACAATATATCAATAAACGAGCAAACAAAACGCGCCAATGTATTGTTAGATATCAGCGAAGTTTCAAAAGCAATTGGTAAAGGCGGTCAAAATATAAAATTGGCAAGTTTGTTAACAGGTTACGAAATAGATGTAATTAGAGAAGGAACACAAGTTTTAGAAGAAGATGATGTGGAATTACGCGAGTTTTCTGATGAAATTGACGCATGGGTTATCGATGAATTCATTAAAATTGGTTTAGATACCGCAAAAAGCGTATTGAAACACAGCGTGGTAGAATTGGTTCGCAGAACCGATTTAGAAGAAGAAACAGTAGAAGAAGTTTTAAACATCTTAAACGCTGAATTTGAAGACTAA
- the rimP gene encoding ribosome assembly cofactor RimP — translation MDFKSKVNDLLEQGLAAHPELFLIDFSISADYKISVVIDGDNGVNLQDCIDVSRSIEHNLDREEQDFSLEVASAGATAPLKFPRQYKKNIGRTLEITTDDDKKIEAKLMNANEEAIQLEWKAREPKKIGKGKETVVKTAEIPYISIKKAVVVISF, via the coding sequence ATGGATTTTAAAAGCAAAGTAAACGATTTATTAGAACAAGGTTTGGCAGCACATCCAGAGCTTTTTTTAATAGATTTTTCTATTTCGGCAGATTATAAAATTTCGGTGGTGATTGATGGCGATAACGGTGTGAATTTGCAAGACTGTATCGATGTTAGCCGTAGTATAGAACATAATTTAGACCGTGAAGAACAAGATTTTTCGTTAGAAGTAGCATCGGCAGGTGCCACAGCGCCATTGAAATTTCCACGCCAGTATAAAAAAAACATCGGAAGAACATTGGAAATAACCACCGATGACGACAAAAAAATAGAAGCTAAGTTGATGAATGCCAACGAAGAAGCAATACAATTAGAGTGGAAAGCACGCGAGCCTAAAAAAATAGGTAAGGGCAAAGAAACCGTTGTTAAAACCGCTGAAATTCCGTACATTAGCATCAAAAAAGCAGTAGTAGTTATATCATTTTAA
- a CDS encoding universal stress protein produces MKKILVPTDFSEQAAIALKAAVGIARKSNAEIILLHIIDLPHETMDMIQPGYDLPEIMFFKEHAETKLTQTSLSEELNGLNVSQILKLGRTFSEVTEVAKANNIDLIVMGSHGASGFKEFFIGSNTEKVIRTSDIPVLAIKGNDTEISFDKVIFANDFTEESTAGFQKIIDFLKLNGSTPHFLMVNTPNNFKPTHVAEEMAHDFLKQFDLENYEFSIYNDIDIEKGILNFAERTNADLIAMGTHGRKGFARLLNGSISEDLMNHSPRSIITFKL; encoded by the coding sequence ATGAAAAAGATTTTAGTTCCCACCGATTTTTCTGAACAAGCGGCTATTGCCTTAAAGGCAGCTGTTGGAATCGCAAGAAAGTCGAACGCTGAAATTATTTTATTACATATCATTGATTTGCCACATGAAACCATGGATATGATTCAGCCTGGCTACGATTTGCCCGAAATTATGTTTTTTAAAGAACATGCCGAAACAAAACTTACGCAAACATCGCTTTCTGAAGAATTAAACGGTTTAAATGTTTCGCAAATTTTAAAATTGGGCCGCACTTTTAGCGAAGTCACCGAAGTGGCAAAAGCCAACAATATTGATTTAATTGTGATGGGCTCACACGGTGCAAGTGGTTTTAAAGAATTTTTTATTGGATCGAACACGGAAAAGGTTATTCGTACATCAGATATCCCCGTGTTGGCAATTAAAGGAAATGATACCGAAATTAGTTTCGACAAAGTAATTTTTGCAAACGATTTTACAGAAGAATCTACTGCAGGTTTTCAAAAAATTATTGATTTCTTAAAGTTGAATGGTTCTACTCCGCACTTTTTGATGGTGAATACGCCGAACAATTTTAAACCAACCCATGTGGCCGAAGAAATGGCGCACGACTTTCTGAAACAATTCGATTTAGAGAATTATGAGTTCTCGATTTATAACGATATAGATATCGAAAAAGGTATTTTAAATTTTGCCGAACGTACAAATGCTGACTTAATTGCAATGGGAACCCACGGCAGAAAAGGCTTTGCCAGATTATTGAACGGAAGCATCAGCGAAGATTTAATGAACCATTCGCCAAGATCGATCATTACTTTTAAGTTGTAA
- a CDS encoding T9SS type A sorting domain-containing protein, which produces MKKILLIITTLLGVHNLTAQVLYTENFDSFNWGYLGTDPTAKIPGQGGWLTHSMYTQSNNFFSIVNESGKGKVLDISVPLSPDESLRAYKSNLSPLVGNRIAGNEVLKFEIDYYTGPKQPSTSGPNGCHIIILKKGDPFVSYKNLVGFHFYKTNALTSGYADTKGEVDPILENIIPYGLGVDHYLPFNTWIKIEVYLDYGNRKVYFNIPYFNKVFSGDFLKNSTSTNLLHDFAPDTIMLGVYLDSPPNGPLGYAQNRYDNIKITALNAVPPEVIALSTTEQLAEKFNLYPNPANSVVNITNAENMLVNQVTIYDVVGKQLSIQNYNNETDIQLNVEHLASGTYMLHLQTNQGTAVKKLVKK; this is translated from the coding sequence GTGAAAAAAATTCTCCTTATTATAACCACCTTATTAGGCGTTCATAACCTAACTGCCCAAGTACTCTACACCGAAAATTTCGACAGCTTTAATTGGGGATATTTAGGAACAGACCCCACAGCCAAAATACCCGGACAAGGCGGTTGGCTTACCCATTCTATGTACACGCAATCCAACAATTTTTTTAGTATTGTAAATGAATCAGGAAAAGGTAAAGTGCTAGATATCAGTGTTCCTTTATCGCCTGATGAGTCATTACGTGCTTATAAAAGCAATCTGAGCCCATTGGTGGGAAACCGCATCGCCGGAAATGAGGTCTTAAAATTCGAGATTGATTATTATACAGGACCTAAGCAACCATCAACTAGCGGGCCCAATGGATGTCATATAATTATTCTAAAAAAAGGAGATCCATTTGTTTCGTATAAAAATTTAGTTGGCTTTCATTTTTATAAAACTAATGCATTGACTTCAGGGTATGCTGATACCAAAGGAGAGGTAGATCCCATACTAGAAAATATTATTCCTTATGGGTTGGGAGTGGATCATTATTTGCCTTTTAATACGTGGATAAAGATAGAGGTGTATTTAGATTACGGCAATAGAAAAGTTTATTTTAATATTCCTTATTTCAATAAGGTTTTTTCGGGCGATTTCTTAAAAAACAGCACATCTACCAACTTGCTGCACGATTTTGCACCAGATACCATAATGTTAGGTGTTTATTTGGATAGCCCACCAAATGGGCCATTGGGGTATGCCCAAAACCGCTACGATAACATCAAAATAACGGCATTAAATGCTGTACCGCCAGAAGTAATTGCTTTGAGTACTACCGAGCAGTTGGCAGAAAAATTTAATCTATACCCCAACCCAGCAAACAGCGTGGTGAACATCACCAACGCTGAAAATATGTTGGTTAACCAAGTTACTATTTACGATGTTGTGGGCAAACAATTAAGCATCCAAAATTACAACAACGAAACCGATATACAATTAAACGTAGAACATTTAGCAAGCGGCACGTATATGCTGCATTTACAAACCAACCAAGGCACAGCGGTTAAAAAACTGGTGAAAAAGTAG
- a CDS encoding T9SS type A sorting domain-containing protein, with the protein MKKILLIITTLLGVHNLTAQVLYTENFNNYALGELSADPTGVTPGKGGWYVIKNKTPYTFPVEITPEPGRGNVLAIGSNTNNVSGNGNGALLTQKNINTLWDNRTVGNNILKLEYDIYLIGTNQYRIETAVGFNKVSNGNILNVFMNNHSSGVPSAVQSFLWSTYYDPASTPIYKQIFLGTNNTHLYNNFPYNTWLTVELFVDYEYEAGNVIGGKIYVYIPALNILKGASFTHNENIDSFFISGFGSGNLTVTVKYDNIKLTALNTLPSYLGVENFLAENFNLYPNPANSVVNITNTENMQIQQITVYDVAGKQLSTQTYTNETEIQLNVEHLASGTYMLHLQTNQGTAVKKLVKK; encoded by the coding sequence ATGAAAAAGATTCTCCTTATTATAACCACCTTATTAGGCGTTCATAACCTAACTGCCCAAGTACTCTACACCGAAAATTTTAACAATTATGCATTGGGCGAATTAAGTGCCGACCCTACTGGCGTAACACCCGGTAAAGGGGGGTGGTATGTGATAAAAAATAAAACTCCTTATACCTTTCCTGTAGAAATAACACCCGAACCAGGCAGAGGCAATGTGTTGGCAATAGGATCAAACACAAATAATGTAAGTGGAAACGGAAATGGAGCACTGTTAACTCAAAAAAATATCAATACTTTATGGGATAACCGTACTGTTGGTAACAATATACTAAAATTAGAATATGACATTTATTTAATAGGAACTAATCAATATAGAATAGAAACTGCTGTTGGTTTCAATAAAGTAAGTAATGGAAATATACTTAATGTTTTTATGAATAACCACAGTAGTGGAGTTCCTTCTGCTGTTCAATCCTTCTTATGGTCTACATATTATGACCCTGCATCTACACCGATATATAAACAAATTTTTTTAGGTACTAACAATACGCACTTATATAATAATTTTCCGTACAATACTTGGCTAACTGTTGAGCTTTTTGTAGATTATGAATACGAAGCAGGTAATGTAATTGGGGGTAAAATATATGTTTACATACCCGCATTAAATATTTTAAAGGGAGCAAGTTTTACACATAATGAAAATATTGATTCATTTTTTATAAGTGGATTTGGAAGTGGGAATCTTACTGTTACAGTTAAATATGATAATATTAAGCTAACTGCTTTAAACACCTTGCCAAGCTATTTAGGAGTAGAAAACTTTTTAGCAGAAAACTTTAATCTATACCCCAACCCGGCAAACAGCGTGGTAAACATCACCAACACCGAAAATATGCAGATACAGCAAATCACGGTCTATGATGTTGCAGGCAAACAGTTAAGCACCCAAACCTACACCAACGAAACTGAAATACAATTAAATGTAGAACATTTAGCAAGCGGCACGTATATGCTGCATTTACAAACCAACCAAGGCACAGCGGTTAAAAAACTGGTGAAGAAATAG
- a CDS encoding T9SS type A sorting domain-containing protein, whose product MKKLLVWCMYLFIMNTAYSQVLYTETFDSFNWGYLGTDPTAKIPGQGGWLTYSMYTQSNNFFSIVNESGKGKVLDISIPLSPGESLRAYKSNLSPLMGNRSAGNEVLKFEIDYFTGPKQPNGGPNGSGITILKKFINPLEPVESIAGIVFHKTEGVVQGIADTKGEVYSALENIIPYGLGVDHYFPFNTWIKIEVYLDYGNRKVYFNIPYFNKVFSGDFLKNSTSTNLLHDFAPDTIMLYATLDSPPNGPLGYAQNRYDNIKITALNAVPPEVIALSTTEQLAEKFNLYPNPANSVVNITNAKNMQIQQITVYDVAGKQLSTQTYTNETEIQLNVEHLASGTYMLHLQTNQGTAVKKLVKK is encoded by the coding sequence ATGAAAAAGTTACTCGTATGGTGCATGTACTTGTTTATTATGAATACTGCATACAGCCAAGTACTCTACACCGAAACCTTCGACAGCTTTAATTGGGGATATTTAGGAACAGACCCCACAGCCAAAATACCCGGACAAGGCGGTTGGCTTACCTATTCTATGTACACGCAATCCAACAATTTTTTTAGTATTGTAAATGAATCAGGAAAAGGCAAAGTGCTAGATATCAGCATTCCTTTATCACCAGGGGAGTCATTACGTGCTTATAAAAGCAATCTGAGCCCATTGATGGGAAACCGCAGCGCCGGAAATGAGGTGTTAAAATTCGAAATTGATTATTTTACAGGGCCTAAGCAACCGAACGGAGGTCCGAATGGTTCTGGGATAACTATACTAAAAAAGTTTATAAACCCACTTGAGCCAGTAGAAAGTATAGCAGGAATTGTTTTCCATAAGACAGAAGGTGTTGTTCAAGGAATTGCTGATACCAAAGGAGAGGTATATTCCGCACTAGAAAATATTATTCCTTATGGGTTGGGAGTGGATCATTATTTTCCGTTTAATACGTGGATAAAGATAGAGGTGTATTTAGATTACGGCAATAGAAAAGTTTATTTTAATATTCCTTATTTCAATAAGGTTTTTTCGGGCGATTTTTTAAAAAACAGCACATCTACCAACTTGCTGCACGATTTTGCACCAGATACCATAATGTTATATGCTACTTTAGATAGCCCACCAAATGGGCCATTGGGGTATGCCCAAAACCGTTACGATAACATCAAAATTACGGCATTAAATGCTGTACCGCCAGAAGTAATTGCTTTGAGTACTACCGAGCAGTTGGCAGAAAAATTTAATTTATACCCTAACCCAGCAAACAGCGTGGTGAACATCACCAACGCCAAAAATATGCAGATACAGCAAATCACGGTGTATGATGTTGCAGGCAAACAGTTAAGCACCCAAACCTACACCAACGAAACTGAAATACAATTAAATGTAGAACATTTAGCAAGCGGCACGTATATGCTGCATTTACAAACCAACCAAGGCACAGCGGTTAAAAAACTGGTGAAGAAATAG